From one Lycium barbarum isolate Lr01 chromosome 6, ASM1917538v2, whole genome shotgun sequence genomic stretch:
- the LOC132644046 gene encoding uncharacterized protein LOC132644046 produces MQNQPSMHCVEVTYGQEIPLVSDSMENNKSKGKEGAHDTNIPSDIKGIAEAQSGGISAAELVLPIANTYNVGNEDIVINDNVVVSQSVDQGINERTQLVIVTEVQVDSLSITKELSPNKVLHDLVSHNVENIEENQENVVIKEDKEEKVNLVNEKDLEKTMYTTLVYAKRDETERLQLWDNLYHFYNTITGAWMIGGDFNMVLNDEEKIGGILFQPQDVKNFAFCVNSCALEEISFKGNHFTWWNCKVGDDCIFERLDRMFINDPLQDWFSSFDVEHPARTDQNQYKPFKFMMFWVDHDSFMPTVRQNWPVWEHEDLSISFKCKMKKLKGVLHQWSRLTYGDIFKQIIIRKEIFRINDGLFEEDPSPINKCVLQKFTQENLDQVDEILLDHVPVLIDEGMNEQLRKVPTMEEVKAAVFNLSGSSACGPDGFSGIFYQNYWDIVGKDVYSLVLSFFNGNSLPKSNTHTNLVLLPKKAGFVQGRSIIENFLLAEIVIDIRKRGKPANVVIKLDMAKAYDSVAWSYLIKLLGKMGFSEVFIDMIWRLLANNWYSILLNGKAKRFFNSTRGVKQGDPLSPALFILSSEVLSRALNSLAKDSSFVGYGMPKWSARINQHAYADDTIIFASAEKDYLVKIMIILKKYDETSGQLINRDKSSLYLYDKVAQHIQQEV; encoded by the exons ATGCAGAATCAACCTAGTATGCATTGTGTGGAAGTTACTTATGGCCAGGAGATACCATTAGTGAGTGACAGTATGGAGAATAACaaatctaaaggcaaggaagggGCTCATGATACTAATATTCCAAGTGACATCAAGGGTATAGCAGAGGCTCAGTCTGGTGGTATTTCTGCTGCAGAGTTGGTCTTACCAATAGCTAACACATATAATGTTGGTAATGAGGATATAGTGATTAATGACAATGTTGTGGTGTCTCAATCTGTGGAT CAAGGTATCAATGAAAGGACACAACTGGTAATAGTGACAGAAGTTCAAGTGGACAGCTTATCCATTACTAAGGAGCTTTCTCCCAACAAAGTGCTCCATGATCTGGTGTCTCATAATGTAGAGAACATTGAGGAAAATCAGGAGAATGTTGTTATAAAGGAGGACAAAGAAGAGAAGGTTAATTTAGTGAATGAGAAG GATTTGGAGAAAACTATGTATACCACTCTGGTATATGCAAAGCGTGATGAAACTGAAAGGTTACAATTATGGGACAATTTGTATCATTTTTATAACACCATCACTGGGGCATGGATGATTGGTggtgattttaatatggtattGAATGATGAGGAAAAGATTGGTGGCATCCTTTTTCAGCCTCAGGATGTAAAGAACTTTGCCTTTTGTGTGAATTCTTGTGCACTGGAGGAGAttagctttaagggcaaccattTTACATGGTGGAATTGTAAAGTAGGAGATGATTGTATCTTTGAGAGATTGGATAGAATGTTCATTAATGATCCTTTACAAGATTGGTTTAGTAGCTTTGACGTTGAACATCCAGCTAGGACAG ACCAAAATCAGTACAAACCTTTCAAATTTATGATGTTTTGGGTGGATCATGATTCTTTCATGCCTACTGTGAGGCAGAATTGGCCAGTATGGGAACATGAAGACCTTTCCATTAGCTTCAAGTGTAAGATGAAGAAGCTTAAAGGGGTATTGCATCAGTGGAGTAGATTGACATATGGGGATATTTTCAAACAGATCATTATCAGGAAGGAAATATTCAGAATTAACGATGGCCTGTTTGAAGAGGATCCCTCTCCTATCAATAAGTGTGTATTGCAAAAG TTCACTCAGGAGAATTTAGATCAAGTGGATGAAATCCTTCTTGATCATGTTCCAGTTCTAATTGATGAAGGTATGAATGAACAACTTAGGAAAGTACCAACAATGGAGGAAGTTAAAGCTGCAGTTTTCAATCTTAGTGGATCAAGTGCTTGTGGTCCTGATGGTTTTTCAGGTATATTCTACCAGAACTATTGGGATATTGTTGGAAAGGATGTGTATAGTTTGGTATTGTCTTTCTTCAATGGAAATTCTCTTCCTAAATCTAACACTCACACAAACCTAGTGTTGCTTCCTAAGAAG GCTGGTTTTGTTCAAGGGAGGAGCATTATTGAAAATTTTCTTCTAGCAGAGATAGTCATAGATATAAGGAAAAGAGGGAAGCCAGCTAATGTGGTGATTAAACTAGATATGGCTAAGGCTTATGATAGCGTGGCTTGGTCCTATCTTATCAAACTGCTAGGGAAGATGGGATTTTCTGAAGTTTTCATTGACATGATTTGGAGATTGTTGGCTAACAATTGGTACTCTATACTGCTAAATGGCAAGGCTAAGCGGTTCTTTAACTCTACAAGGggagtaaagcaaggagatcCTTTATCTCCTGCATTATTCATCCTGTCTTCTGAGGTCCTTTCTAGAGCTTTAAACTCTTTAGCTAAGGATAGCAGCTTTGTGGGATAtggcatgcctaaatggagtgcaaGGATCAATCAGCATGCATATGCTGATGATACCATTATATTTGCATCTGCTGAGAAAGATTATTTGGTAAAAATCATGATCATTTTGAAGAAATATGACGAGACATCAGGTCAGCTTATCAATAGGGATAAAAGTTCTCTCTATTTGTATGATAAGGTGGCACAGCATATACAACAAGAAGTTTAG